A single window of Chitinophaga sp. XS-30 DNA harbors:
- a CDS encoding RagB/SusD family nutrient uptake outer membrane protein, translated as MKKIMNSKRIAGCMLVALTVFGSCAKYLDVVPDNISTIDNAFTMRTEAEKFLYTCYSYMPRDGDLTADPAILGGDEMWALTDPGFPEFDHNIFNIARGLQNTVNPYGEGSWTSLYRGLRDCNIFLENIGKVPDLEINERKEWIAEVKFLKAWYHFYLVRMYGPIPIIKENLPIDVDIDRVKVYRDPVDSCFRYITQLLDEAKDELPLNIANPARMLGRITKPIAYSLKAKVLVTAASPLFNGNGDQATLKNNNGVQLFNTTVSAAKWDSAVTACREAIDVCHDAGLALYEYRPNVQQYNLTDTTKTQLAIRNVFTERWNSEIIWANTQSIASLIQRVATPNVDHRYIDNPRIVSELAPPLKIVEMFYSDKGVPITEDKTWAANKYALRSAEPDEALYIRNGYTTASLNFNREPRFYANLGFDGGVWYGQGQYDDANPATLYYVAAKKGQPNGKVQPDKGSVTGYFIKKYVHFQNTQGSSVSDYTITSYPWPVIRLAHLYLMYAEALNESEGPTPEVHQYINLVRKRAGLEDVQYSWDTWSTLPGKYATPEGMREIIHQEQLIELAFEGQRFWDIRRWKTAVGEYRRPIEGWDIEQSAESFFYRPKVLFNQTFSLKDYFFPIREATIVNNRNLVQNIGW; from the coding sequence ATGAAAAAGATAATGAACAGCAAACGTATAGCAGGATGCATGCTCGTTGCCCTGACGGTATTCGGTTCCTGCGCCAAATACCTCGATGTGGTGCCGGACAACATCTCCACGATCGATAATGCGTTTACCATGCGTACAGAAGCGGAAAAATTCCTGTACACCTGTTATTCGTATATGCCCAGGGACGGTGATCTCACCGCGGACCCTGCAATTCTGGGTGGGGATGAGATGTGGGCGCTGACAGACCCCGGCTTCCCTGAGTTCGATCACAATATTTTCAACATCGCCCGCGGATTGCAAAATACCGTAAACCCCTACGGCGAAGGCTCCTGGACAAGCCTGTACAGAGGTCTCCGCGATTGCAACATCTTCCTCGAAAACATCGGCAAGGTACCGGACCTTGAGATCAATGAACGGAAAGAATGGATCGCAGAAGTGAAATTCCTCAAAGCCTGGTATCACTTCTATCTCGTGAGAATGTACGGGCCCATCCCCATCATCAAAGAAAACCTGCCGATTGATGTGGATATAGACCGGGTGAAAGTGTATCGTGATCCCGTGGATTCCTGCTTCCGCTATATCACGCAACTGCTGGATGAAGCCAAGGACGAGCTGCCGCTGAACATCGCCAATCCTGCCAGAATGCTCGGCCGCATTACAAAGCCGATCGCCTACTCGCTGAAGGCCAAAGTACTGGTAACAGCCGCCAGCCCGCTTTTTAACGGCAACGGAGACCAGGCCACCCTGAAAAACAATAATGGCGTACAACTGTTCAATACCACCGTGTCCGCCGCCAAGTGGGACTCCGCCGTGACGGCCTGCCGGGAAGCGATCGATGTTTGCCACGATGCCGGCCTGGCCCTTTATGAATACAGGCCCAATGTACAGCAGTACAATCTCACCGATACGACCAAAACACAGCTGGCCATCCGCAACGTATTCACAGAAAGATGGAACAGCGAGATCATCTGGGCCAACACCCAGAGCATCGCCAGCCTGATCCAGAGAGTGGCTACGCCGAATGTGGACCACCGCTATATCGATAACCCGCGCATCGTGTCTGAACTGGCGCCACCGCTGAAGATCGTTGAAATGTTCTATTCGGATAAAGGCGTACCGATCACAGAAGACAAAACATGGGCGGCCAACAAATATGCATTGCGCAGCGCCGAGCCTGATGAAGCGCTGTATATCCGGAACGGCTATACGACAGCTTCGCTGAACTTCAACCGCGAACCGCGTTTCTACGCCAACCTTGGATTCGATGGCGGAGTATGGTACGGACAGGGACAGTACGATGACGCCAATCCTGCCACACTTTACTACGTTGCCGCCAAAAAAGGGCAACCCAACGGCAAGGTGCAGCCGGACAAAGGATCAGTGACGGGATATTTCATCAAAAAATATGTGCACTTCCAGAACACACAGGGCTCCTCCGTTTCTGATTACACGATCACTTCCTATCCCTGGCCCGTCATCCGCCTCGCTCACCTCTATCTGATGTATGCAGAAGCCCTGAACGAATCGGAAGGCCCCACGCCTGAAGTACATCAATACATCAACCTGGTACGCAAACGCGCGGGATTGGAAGATGTACAATACTCCTGGGACACCTGGTCCACATTGCCCGGGAAATACGCTACCCCCGAAGGAATGCGGGAGATCATCCACCAGGAACAACTGATAGAACTGGCCTTCGAAGGACAACGGTTCTGGGACATCCGCCGCTGGAAAACCGCCGTCGGCGAATACCGGCGCCCGATAGAAGGATGGGATATAGAACAGTCAGCAGAATCTTTCTTCTACCGTCCGAAAGTGTTGTTCAACCAGACCTTCAGCCTGAAAGACTATTTCTTCCCCATCCGGGAAGCCACGATCGTGAACAACCGGAACCTGGTACAGAACATCGGTTGGTAA
- a CDS encoding glycosyltransferase family 39 protein produces MNIADLSAWAKVNRLVVAALLIIFSLRIIFTGVMGLMPQDAYYYFYSEHPALSYYDHPPAIAWLLKAFTTVLGKEVFVIKLADTVTTLLTLFCFYRLARLFTSRHVAGKALLLLFPTLMITILSLVSTPDVPLMLCWTLTLLCLYHAVFRGKKMWWIWAGVMMGLAFDSKYTAVFLPFGLLLFLVFSAQYRRLLWSPWPWLCFLFMALLSSPVIIWNLQNDLASFRFQSSGRTGGIAFRPLDILGVIGHQAAILLPVLFFGLMVILYKTVRKYGLRIAAVPPKKLFLLCFFIPAFAGFFLISGIYWVKLNWMMPAYISGIIWASAYFSHKYIRWQQVAAVIVHLAMAVELLFYPVPVNSDDVWMGWGQMAGAVREVREQYPEDFVFSADSYKTSAVLNFYFDEMVYGENIIGEPALQFDYVNTDLNALKGRNALFVNSVKELGDEVDEKAFVLRLKAYFTSVEALPPVISKRGGKVVRKFLVYRCFDYHPEGVGK; encoded by the coding sequence ATGAACATTGCGGATCTGTCAGCTTGGGCAAAGGTAAACAGGCTTGTTGTTGCAGCACTACTCATCATCTTTTCACTAAGGATCATCTTTACCGGCGTAATGGGCCTGATGCCGCAGGACGCTTATTATTATTTCTATTCGGAGCACCCGGCGCTTTCCTATTATGATCATCCTCCGGCCATTGCCTGGCTGCTGAAAGCATTCACGACAGTACTGGGAAAGGAGGTGTTCGTTATCAAGCTGGCGGATACGGTCACTACCTTGCTGACCTTGTTCTGCTTTTACCGCCTTGCGCGGCTTTTTACGAGCCGTCATGTCGCCGGAAAGGCGCTGCTGCTATTGTTTCCCACGCTGATGATCACCATCCTGTCGCTGGTTTCCACTCCGGATGTTCCCTTAATGCTCTGCTGGACGCTGACGCTGCTTTGTCTTTACCATGCTGTTTTCCGGGGAAAGAAGATGTGGTGGATATGGGCAGGCGTCATGATGGGCCTGGCATTCGATAGCAAATACACCGCGGTATTCCTGCCATTCGGGTTGTTGCTGTTCCTTGTTTTTTCGGCGCAATACCGCCGCTTGCTCTGGTCTCCCTGGCCCTGGCTGTGCTTTCTTTTCATGGCGTTGCTCAGCAGTCCTGTTATTATCTGGAACCTGCAGAACGACCTGGCATCTTTCCGTTTCCAGTCTTCGGGACGTACGGGAGGTATAGCATTCCGCCCGCTGGACATCCTGGGCGTCATCGGTCATCAGGCAGCCATCCTGCTGCCGGTGCTGTTCTTCGGGCTGATGGTCATATTGTATAAAACGGTACGTAAATACGGGCTAAGGATCGCAGCTGTCCCTCCAAAGAAATTGTTTCTCCTTTGCTTTTTCATCCCGGCGTTCGCGGGCTTCTTCCTGATATCCGGTATTTATTGGGTGAAGCTGAACTGGATGATGCCGGCATATATCAGCGGTATCATCTGGGCAAGCGCGTACTTCTCCCATAAATACATCCGCTGGCAGCAGGTGGCCGCGGTGATCGTACATCTTGCCATGGCTGTGGAACTGCTTTTTTATCCCGTTCCGGTAAACTCTGATGATGTATGGATGGGATGGGGGCAGATGGCGGGAGCCGTTCGCGAGGTCAGGGAACAGTACCCGGAAGACTTTGTTTTTTCAGCGGATAGCTATAAGACCAGCGCCGTGTTGAATTTTTATTTCGATGAGATGGTGTATGGCGAGAACATCATCGGGGAGCCGGCTTTGCAGTTTGATTATGTGAATACCGATCTGAATGCGTTAAAAGGCAGGAACGCTTTATTCGTCAATTCTGTAAAGGAGCTGGGGGATGAGGTGGATGAAAAAGCCTTTGTGTTACGATTGAAAGCATATTTCACTTCGGTGGAAGCATTGCCGCCGGTTATCAGTAAACGCGGCGGAAAAGTGGTGCGGAAATTCCTGGTGTACCGGTGTTTTGATTACCATCCGGAAGGGGTGGGGAAGTGA
- a CDS encoding WcaI family glycosyltransferase — MGKRLLLIGGNYAPEPTGIGKFNGEMMNWLANNGYECTVITSYPYYPQWEVQKPYDRLRSWYGKEEMSGGRLKVYRCPQYVPAKPSGKKRIMLDFTFAVSAFFKLLQLLPGKKYDLVISVVPAFHLGLLAIMYKKLRKSKVLYHIQDLQIEAARDLQMIRSGRVINMMLRLERFILRKADFVSSISGGMMRRIAEKVDKEISFFPNWVDVEQFHPLENRDQLKISYGFSPEDKVVLYSGAIGEKQGLEAILHAAAALREVKFVICGSGPYKEKLVALGKTLGLENVFFLPLQPLEEFNRFLNMADVHLVIQKASASDLVMPSKLTTVLAVGGLALITANPGSSLYELVKEQQMGILVRAEDQQALTDGIRLAAQGHHAELRNNARDYAAEHLSISRVMARFEETIVNR, encoded by the coding sequence ATGGGTAAAAGACTATTGCTGATAGGCGGGAATTATGCGCCGGAACCCACTGGCATCGGGAAGTTCAACGGAGAGATGATGAACTGGCTGGCAAATAACGGGTACGAATGCACGGTGATCACCAGTTATCCGTATTACCCGCAATGGGAAGTGCAGAAGCCGTACGACAGGCTCCGTTCCTGGTACGGGAAGGAAGAAATGAGCGGCGGCAGGCTGAAGGTGTACCGCTGTCCGCAGTACGTGCCGGCCAAACCTTCGGGGAAAAAGCGGATCATGCTGGATTTTACCTTTGCGGTTTCCGCATTTTTCAAGTTGCTGCAATTGCTGCCCGGCAAAAAATATGACCTGGTGATCAGTGTAGTGCCGGCATTTCACCTGGGATTGCTGGCGATCATGTACAAAAAGCTGCGCAAGTCGAAAGTGCTTTATCACATACAGGACCTTCAGATAGAAGCAGCGCGGGACCTGCAGATGATCCGTTCGGGGAGGGTCATCAATATGATGCTCAGGCTGGAAAGGTTCATCCTGCGGAAGGCGGATTTCGTCAGCAGCATCTCCGGAGGCATGATGCGCAGGATAGCGGAGAAGGTGGACAAGGAGATCAGTTTTTTCCCGAACTGGGTGGATGTGGAGCAGTTCCATCCACTGGAAAACCGGGATCAGCTGAAAATTAGCTATGGTTTTTCTCCCGAAGATAAAGTAGTGCTGTATTCCGGTGCCATCGGGGAAAAACAGGGATTGGAGGCCATTCTGCATGCTGCCGCGGCGTTGCGGGAGGTGAAATTCGTGATCTGCGGATCAGGGCCGTATAAAGAAAAACTGGTGGCGCTGGGCAAAACGCTGGGACTGGAAAATGTGTTTTTCCTGCCCTTGCAGCCGCTGGAAGAATTTAACCGTTTTCTGAACATGGCGGACGTACACCTGGTCATACAAAAAGCCAGCGCCAGCGACCTGGTGATGCCCTCCAAGCTCACAACAGTGCTGGCAGTAGGGGGCCTGGCCCTTATAACGGCCAACCCCGGCTCCAGCCTGTACGAACTCGTCAAAGAACAGCAGATGGGCATACTGGTGCGTGCGGAAGACCAGCAGGCGCTGACGGACGGCATCCGTCTGGCTGCACAAGGCCATCATGCGGAATTGAGAAACAACGCGCGCGATTATGCCGCTGAACATTTGTCCATATCCAGGGTCATGGCCCGATTTGAAGAAACCATCGTCAACCGGTAA
- a CDS encoding glycosyltransferase family 2 protein, whose protein sequence is MKIAVVILTYNESMHIRRCLESVRQITDELYVIDAYSTDDTLEIAESYGAKIFQRKWVNHANQFQWALDNCGISTPWVMRMDADEYLEPALVKEIKERMDSIPASVTGIYIRRKVLFKGKWIRYGGFYPHTLLRIWRNAKGSIEQRWMDEHIVVSEGETIMFREHIVDYNLNSIHWWVNKHNNYAIREMIDLLNIKYGFMEGDQRLLHSGGSSQARRKRFLKEKVYAGIPPGARAFLYFCFRYFVRFGFMDGYRGFIFHFMQGYWYRLLVDVNVKEFEQKMEGDASKERLKEILRTDYNIAI, encoded by the coding sequence ATGAAAATAGCCGTCGTCATCCTCACTTACAATGAATCAATGCATATCCGCCGCTGTCTGGAGAGCGTGCGGCAGATCACGGATGAGTTGTATGTGATCGATGCCTATTCAACAGACGATACGCTGGAAATAGCAGAATCATACGGCGCAAAGATCTTTCAGCGCAAATGGGTGAACCACGCCAACCAGTTCCAGTGGGCGCTGGACAACTGCGGCATCAGCACTCCCTGGGTCATGCGCATGGATGCGGACGAGTACCTGGAGCCGGCATTGGTAAAGGAGATCAAGGAGAGAATGGATAGCATTCCGGCATCGGTGACCGGCATCTACATCCGCAGAAAAGTGTTGTTCAAAGGAAAATGGATCCGTTACGGCGGCTTTTATCCCCACACCCTGCTGCGCATCTGGCGGAATGCCAAAGGCAGTATAGAACAGCGCTGGATGGATGAGCATATTGTGGTATCCGAAGGCGAAACGATCATGTTCCGCGAGCACATCGTTGACTATAACCTGAATTCCATCCACTGGTGGGTGAACAAACATAACAACTACGCCATCCGGGAAATGATAGACCTGCTGAACATCAAATACGGTTTCATGGAAGGCGATCAGCGGTTATTGCATAGCGGCGGCAGTTCACAGGCCCGCCGTAAACGTTTTCTGAAAGAAAAGGTATATGCCGGCATCCCGCCGGGAGCGAGGGCTTTCCTGTATTTCTGCTTCCGGTATTTTGTGCGGTTCGGCTTCATGGATGGTTACCGCGGGTTCATTTTTCATTTCATGCAGGGATACTGGTACCGTTTGCTGGTCGATGTGAACGTAAAGGAATTTGAACAGAAGATGGAAGGGGATGCCAGCAAGGAACGGCTCAAAGAAATATTGCGAACCGATTATAACATTGCGATTTGA
- a CDS encoding undecaprenyl-phosphate glucose phosphotransferase produces MLYRYLKIFLVQIIVLDFICLNGLFFLAGFGLRQYDLELHQGADALLLVSNIAWAISLYTSGLYSVSQRLSYEKMARKTAHSVVMYLLILLLFLFLYQYLYSRFFVMMYCSLFMVAVIINRLLFYWISDSVRRSKGVERKMVILGYNEMSKQLADNLLTEKSNLKMEGYFEEYNKVQELSYYPVIGNLRDCVPYAKTNGIREIYSTLSPEQFPYLYTLAYEAEQHFIHFRFVPDFKMFVNRQIHVDYFNNIPIISLRAEPLDDIANRIRKRLFDIVFSSLVIVFLLSWLIPLLALLIRLESSGPVFFIQHRTGRNNRSFRCLKMRSMYVNKDANSKQATRNDKRFTKIGRILRKTNLDEMPQFFNVWLGDMSIVGPRPHMLKHTEEYSAIIQQYMVRHFLKPGITGWAQVNGYRGEITDNQHLRRRVEHDIWYMENWSVYLDLRIIFLTVVNTVRGEKNAF; encoded by the coding sequence ATGTTGTACAGATATCTGAAAATATTTCTGGTTCAGATCATAGTGCTTGATTTCATTTGCCTTAACGGCCTTTTCTTTCTCGCCGGCTTCGGTCTGCGGCAGTATGATCTGGAATTGCACCAGGGCGCCGATGCCCTGCTGCTGGTGTCCAATATTGCCTGGGCCATTTCCCTGTACACCTCCGGATTGTATTCCGTCAGCCAGCGGCTGTCATATGAAAAAATGGCGCGGAAAACGGCGCACAGTGTGGTGATGTACCTGCTCATCCTCCTGCTGTTCCTCTTCCTTTATCAATATCTCTACTCCCGCTTTTTTGTGATGATGTATTGCTCGCTGTTCATGGTGGCAGTGATCATCAACCGCCTGTTGTTCTACTGGATCTCGGATTCCGTACGCCGGAGCAAGGGCGTGGAACGGAAGATGGTGATACTGGGATATAATGAAATGTCCAAGCAGCTGGCGGACAACCTGCTTACGGAAAAGAGCAATCTTAAAATGGAAGGCTATTTTGAAGAGTACAACAAAGTGCAGGAGTTGTCGTATTACCCGGTAATCGGCAACCTGAGAGATTGTGTGCCGTATGCGAAGACCAATGGCATACGGGAGATCTATTCCACACTGTCACCCGAACAATTTCCTTATCTGTACACACTGGCGTATGAGGCGGAGCAGCATTTTATCCATTTCCGTTTTGTGCCGGATTTCAAAATGTTCGTGAACCGGCAGATACATGTGGACTACTTCAACAACATTCCCATTATTTCCCTGCGCGCCGAGCCGCTTGATGATATTGCCAACCGCATCCGCAAACGCCTTTTTGATATTGTGTTCAGCTCCCTGGTGATCGTTTTCCTGCTGAGCTGGCTGATCCCTCTGCTGGCGCTGCTGATCCGGCTGGAATCCAGCGGGCCCGTGTTTTTCATCCAGCACAGAACGGGAAGGAACAACCGGTCTTTCCGCTGCCTGAAGATGCGCAGTATGTATGTGAACAAGGATGCCAATTCCAAACAGGCTACACGGAACGACAAGCGGTTTACGAAGATCGGCCGCATCCTGCGGAAAACCAATCTTGATGAAATGCCGCAGTTCTTCAACGTATGGCTCGGCGATATGTCCATCGTAGGCCCACGCCCGCACATGCTGAAACATACCGAAGAATACTCCGCCATCATCCAGCAGTACATGGTGCGTCATTTCCTGAAGCCCGGTATCACAGGATGGGCGCAGGTAAACGGTTACCGCGGCGAGATCACCGACAATCAGCATCTGCGCAGAAGGGTAGAGCACGATATCTGGTATATGGAAAACTGGTCTGTTTACCTGGATCTTCGCATCATTTTCCTGACGGTCGTCAACACCGTGCGCGGAGAAAAAAATGCATTCTGA
- a CDS encoding DUF4998 domain-containing protein yields MKRPLYYLTMICTAICLLAACRKMDDNYKEFLAPGGIIYPGKALSPRVHPGNNRAMISWLRGPDPQVVKARIYWNNYTDSIELNIGEKEDTVRYTFTSLAENDYTFNIRTYDEEGNVSIPVEVSGTVFGSRYQSGLLTRALNASTLGTDGSMLIEWGAADTTGGAIATEVRYTNTDGELATMQFDARSDSSWIMDYQPNTSYAYRTLFLPDSLAIDTFYTDYTEQTPASKIDRTAWTATASTFEATGQLPNGGPAEFVLDGRTDTYWHSRHTSAITGYPYWLAFDMQGPVQVTRVELISRPDYYREDFTEFSIQGSDDGVEWRTCGTFTLPDQTGPQSFNIIGAPVMRHIRVYMTKGVTVHSHLAEFAVYGVEQ; encoded by the coding sequence ATGAAAAGACCACTATATTACCTGACAATGATCTGCACCGCCATCTGCCTGCTGGCGGCCTGCAGAAAAATGGACGATAACTACAAGGAGTTCCTGGCGCCGGGCGGCATCATCTACCCCGGCAAGGCCCTTTCCCCGAGAGTTCACCCCGGTAACAACCGCGCCATGATCTCCTGGCTCCGCGGCCCCGACCCGCAGGTGGTCAAAGCCCGTATTTACTGGAATAACTATACCGATTCCATTGAGCTGAACATCGGTGAAAAAGAAGATACCGTCCGGTACACTTTTACCAGCCTGGCGGAAAACGACTACACATTCAATATCCGTACTTATGATGAAGAGGGCAACGTTTCCATCCCGGTAGAAGTCTCCGGAACAGTTTTCGGCAGCCGCTACCAGTCCGGCCTCCTCACCAGAGCGCTCAACGCCAGCACACTGGGAACAGACGGCTCTATGCTGATCGAATGGGGTGCAGCGGACACCACCGGCGGCGCCATTGCCACCGAAGTGCGGTACACGAATACGGATGGCGAATTGGCCACCATGCAATTCGACGCCAGATCGGATTCCAGCTGGATCATGGACTACCAGCCCAATACATCCTATGCTTACAGGACCCTATTCCTGCCGGATTCCCTCGCCATCGATACCTTCTATACGGATTACACAGAACAAACACCGGCATCGAAGATTGACCGGACTGCATGGACGGCAACGGCCAGTACTTTTGAAGCAACGGGACAATTGCCCAATGGCGGCCCGGCGGAATTTGTGCTGGACGGAAGAACGGATACCTACTGGCATTCCCGCCATACTTCGGCCATCACTGGCTATCCTTACTGGCTGGCATTCGATATGCAAGGTCCCGTACAGGTGACGCGGGTAGAACTGATCTCCCGCCCGGATTATTACCGGGAAGATTTTACAGAATTCTCCATACAGGGAAGTGATGACGGTGTGGAATGGCGTACCTGCGGAACATTTACGCTGCCTGATCAGACTGGTCCGCAATCATTCAACATCATCGGCGCACCGGTAATGCGGCACATCAGGGTGTATATGACGAAAGGGGTGACGGTGCATTCGCACCTGGCGGAGTTTGCGGTGTATGGAGTGGAGCAGTGA
- a CDS encoding WcaF family extracellular polysaccharide biosynthesis acetyltransferase, with the protein MIQEITTIRQDTAAEKTRRATTDLSRFSAGDYVAGPKWKVLIWYFINYYIMNSAFPWPYGLKSRLLRLFGAKVGRGLVIKAKVRIKNPWRLSIGDHCWIGEEVWIDNLEDVTIGDHVCISQGALLLTGNHDYTLPDFPYRLGKITLEDGVWIGARSVVCPGVTCGSHAILTVNSTATKHLEAWRIYGGNPAAFVRERVMKI; encoded by the coding sequence TTGATACAGGAGATCACAACCATCCGTCAGGATACGGCGGCGGAGAAAACGCGGAGGGCAACAACGGACCTCTCCCGGTTCAGTGCCGGGGACTATGTTGCCGGACCGAAATGGAAAGTGCTGATATGGTATTTTATCAATTACTACATCATGAACAGCGCCTTCCCCTGGCCTTATGGCCTGAAAAGCCGGTTGCTGCGCCTTTTCGGGGCAAAGGTCGGCCGGGGGCTGGTGATAAAGGCAAAAGTGCGGATCAAGAATCCCTGGCGCCTCAGCATCGGGGACCATTGCTGGATAGGCGAAGAAGTATGGATCGATAACCTGGAGGATGTCACCATCGGCGATCATGTGTGCATATCCCAGGGTGCGCTGCTGCTCACGGGCAATCATGATTATACGCTGCCGGATTTTCCTTACCGACTGGGGAAGATCACACTGGAAGATGGCGTATGGATCGGCGCCAGGTCCGTGGTTTGCCCGGGTGTAACCTGCGGCTCGCATGCCATCCTTACCGTCAATTCAACTGCAACAAAGCACCTTGAAGCCTGGCGGATCTATGGAGGAAACCCTGCCGCATTCGTCAGGGAAAGGGTCATGAAAATATAA
- a CDS encoding DUF4959 domain-containing protein encodes MKKLLYISTCAGFLLWAGCKEMDRLDHIDTSTAIPAQISDIKVVSTPGGAILTYKLPKDPGLQYVKAVYDIRPGVRMEAKSSIYSDTLMLNGFGDTSKYDIQLYSVGKNERSSEPVTISVTPLLPPVRTVFDSLTIEAAFGGVKMRFKNPLEANLTVILLADTSGQGFWTELQAFYTRAPQGVLSFRGLPPTEKRFAVYLRDRWNNRSDTLLATLTPFFEEIIPKPFAAVRLPTDTYDPVEPQYPIERMWDGDIGSIFASKHNTLTPQWFTVDLGVSVVLSRVRMHQRLPNYTFTGGNVKVYELYGSNDPDPDGGWNNWHLLGKFSNYQPSGTPTAEEINAAHVLGEDHDLDFVPPPYRYVRWKTLATYGGGPQVTIAEIFFWGQIQ; translated from the coding sequence ATGAAAAAGCTATTATATATCTCAACCTGCGCAGGGTTCCTCTTATGGGCAGGTTGCAAGGAAATGGACCGGCTGGACCATATCGACACTTCAACCGCCATTCCCGCACAGATCAGCGATATCAAAGTAGTAAGCACTCCCGGCGGCGCGATATTGACCTACAAACTGCCCAAAGATCCGGGACTGCAATACGTGAAAGCCGTGTACGATATCAGGCCGGGCGTACGCATGGAAGCGAAGTCCTCCATTTATTCGGATACCCTGATGCTGAACGGATTTGGCGATACCAGCAAATACGATATACAACTGTACAGCGTCGGCAAAAATGAAAGATCATCCGAGCCGGTCACCATCTCCGTTACTCCGCTACTTCCCCCGGTGCGCACCGTATTCGATTCCCTGACAATAGAAGCCGCCTTCGGCGGTGTGAAAATGCGCTTCAAAAATCCCCTGGAAGCGAACCTGACCGTGATATTGCTGGCGGATACCAGCGGGCAGGGGTTCTGGACGGAACTGCAGGCCTTCTACACCAGGGCGCCACAGGGTGTGCTATCCTTCAGAGGTCTGCCACCCACGGAAAAGCGCTTCGCTGTTTATCTGCGGGACCGTTGGAATAACCGCTCTGACACACTCCTTGCCACGCTCACACCTTTCTTCGAAGAGATCATCCCGAAGCCCTTTGCGGCTGTCCGCCTCCCCACTGATACTTATGATCCGGTGGAACCGCAATATCCTATTGAAAGGATGTGGGATGGAGACATCGGCAGCATCTTCGCATCAAAGCACAACACGCTCACACCGCAATGGTTCACGGTAGACCTGGGTGTATCCGTAGTGCTTAGCCGTGTGAGAATGCACCAGCGCCTTCCCAACTATACTTTCACCGGGGGGAATGTAAAGGTGTACGAGCTTTACGGTTCCAATGATCCCGACCCGGATGGAGGCTGGAACAACTGGCACCTGCTGGGAAAATTCAGCAACTACCAGCCTTCCGGCACCCCGACGGCCGAAGAGATCAATGCCGCTCATGTGCTCGGCGAAGATCATGACCTCGATTTTGTTCCCCCGCCATACCGCTATGTACGCTGGAAAACGCTGGCCACCTACGGCGGCGGCCCCCAGGTAACCATCGCGGAAATATTCTTCTGGGGACAGATACAGTAA
- a CDS encoding HAMP domain-containing histidine kinase, whose product MKSSTGTRNLPENKWLIDDVFHELRSILSGILSSVELIELYAARPGSEEKINRQAGSVKLQVTELEFQLQNVKIIQHILNNTLRPHLAPVNILHTLEAFVQDERYGFLFSQGVSFQVNTENEMAEVDELLLKQMVLNMAYRMMKNAMINDQPSMSFIFDADQLTISARYTANGTVSSTLRAFTGEDRLYAGAFMDQRICQLIAMIAEMHGGSFGIEVEQERNVEMLVKMPLSIT is encoded by the coding sequence ATGAAATCTTCCACAGGAACACGCAATCTTCCTGAGAATAAGTGGCTGATCGATGATGTTTTTCATGAGTTACGGTCTATTCTCTCCGGCATACTCTCCAGTGTAGAGTTGATAGAACTGTACGCAGCCAGGCCGGGTTCGGAGGAGAAGATCAACCGGCAGGCCGGGTCTGTGAAATTGCAGGTAACGGAGCTGGAATTTCAGTTGCAGAATGTAAAGATCATTCAGCATATCCTGAACAATACGCTCAGGCCTCATCTTGCGCCGGTTAATATATTGCATACGCTGGAAGCTTTTGTGCAGGATGAACGTTACGGCTTTCTGTTCAGCCAGGGAGTATCGTTTCAGGTGAATACGGAAAACGAGATGGCGGAAGTGGATGAGTTGTTGCTGAAGCAGATGGTCCTGAATATGGCTTACCGGATGATGAAGAACGCCATGATAAATGACCAGCCTTCCATGAGCTTTATTTTCGATGCGGACCAGTTGACCATCAGCGCCAGATATACCGCTAACGGCACTGTTTCGTCCACGCTCAGGGCTTTTACAGGGGAAGACCGGCTGTATGCCGGTGCTTTTATGGATCAGCGGATATGCCAGTTGATCGCGATGATCGCGGAGATGCATGGCGGAAGCTTCGGCATTGAAGTAGAGCAGGAGCGGAATGTGGAAATGCTGGTAAAGATGCCTTTGTCGATAACATGA